A stretch of DNA from Clostridium sp. JN-9:
ATATCATCACCTCCGGAGCAGCATCTGAAGATGCTCAGATTCTTGTAACACTTGTATATAAAAAGGCTTTCGAGTATATGAGATATGGTTATGCAGCAGCATTCTCAGTTATTATATTCTTAATTCTTTTATCATTTAGCTCAGCATTTATTAAAGCACAGAAGCTTGAGAATTAGGAGGGGTAAAAATGAAGATAAGTGAAAGATTTGATTTTAAAGATAAACCTTCTAAAATCATATTAATATATATAATTTTAATATTTTTCTGTATTTTGGCTGTGTTCCCAATTTTAAATACTCTCTCAATTGCCTTAAGACCAGCAGATGCAGTTTATGTTAAAACAATTAATCCAATTCCACATGGAGCCACTTTTGCAAATTTCAGAGATGCATTTGCAAAATATGATCTAGTAAGATGGATGTCAAACAGCTTAATAGTATCTATTTTAACTACTGTAATAGCAGTTGCATTATCCATTGGTGCAGGCTATGCATTTTCAAGATTTGATTTCTTTGGTAAGGATGTAGGAATGACAATGCTTCTGGTAACTCAGATGTTCCCAGCACCAATGATGCTTTTACCATTATATATAATGCTTACAAAAGCAGGCTTGTCAAACAATATTTTAGGGCTGGCTATAGTATATGTTTCCACTGCTATTCCATTTAATATATGGATGATGAAAGGATATTTTGATACCATTCCAAAGTCCCTGGAGGAAAGTGCTTATGTTGATGGAGCAGGTATTTTTAAATCTTTTTATAAAATAATACTTCCGCTGGCTACACCAGCAATAGCATTAACTGCATTATTTGCATTTATGGGTGCATGGTCAGAATATATTGTTGCAAGGGTTATACTTACAGATAATTCTTTGTTAACACTGCCAATAGGACTTGTAAATATGCAGGGACAATTTTCTACAGATTGGGGAATTTACTCAGCAGCTGCTCTTATGACTGCAGTACCTGTTATGATATTATTTGTATGCTTGTCTAAATATTTAGTTGGCGGATTAACACTTGGAAGTGTTAAAGAATAATACTACAGTTAAGAGTTAAGAGCTCATAGAACTAAGAGCTAAGAACTAAGAGATAATAGTTAATAGTAAAGGGTTTTGACCATGGCCAAAACCCTTTATTATTTTTTTATATTATTTTTCTGGAGTGAAAAAACATAAATGTTTTTACTAAGATGTTTACTAAAATGCCAATGAATAAAGTATATAGCCAAAATGTCATTATTTTAGATTCATTACTATATGATGTACTTGCCCAAAATACAATAAATAGTATCCCTAGAATTAGTATTGTTAATAAGTCAATTAACAAAATTGTTTTTATTTTTTTATCTTTGCTTGTGCTTATGTATAATATTGAACTTACTATTAATATGATTAGACATATTATTGGATACACCATCTTAATCCCCCCTAAATTAGTTATTAATGATTTCCAGTTAACTATTTATTGCATCTAAATATGTTTTACAGCGCTTCTGAAGCTCAGCATGAGTTCCCATATCTATAATTCTTCCATTAGCAATAACAATTACATAGTCTGTCCACAAAATCATATCTGGTTTGTGAGATACAACTATGCGTGTTTTGTTTTTTAGCTTTTTTAGATTTTCTATAATATTTCTTTCAGTGATATTATCAAGGGCTGAAGAAATTTCATCTAAAAGGATGATTTTACTTGAGCTTATAAAACAGCGGGCTATACCAACACGTTGTTTCTGACCGCCGGATAAATTTGAGCCTCGCTCTTTCAGCTGAGTATATGAACCATTTGGCAGCTCACAAATAAAATTTAATAAATCGCTCATAGCTAATGAGCTTGTAAATAGTTCATCGGTTACACTTTTGCCTAATACTATATTGTCATATATGGAAGAGTTATATATAAAGGTATCTTGAAATGCGCAGGTTATTAGTCTGCAGCGATCTTCATTTCTCATATCACTAATATCCATATCACCTATTTTAACTTTACCCTTAGTTGGTACATATAATCCAAGCAATAATTTTAAAAGGGTAGTTTTACCTGGGCCGCTTTGTCCAATAATTGCAACTGAACTTCCAAATGGAATCTTAAAATTTATATCCTCCAATATATTTTTAGTTTTATCAAAAGCAAAATTAA
This window harbors:
- a CDS encoding sugar ABC transporter permease; the protein is MKISERFDFKDKPSKIILIYIILIFFCILAVFPILNTLSIALRPADAVYVKTINPIPHGATFANFRDAFAKYDLVRWMSNSLIVSILTTVIAVALSIGAGYAFSRFDFFGKDVGMTMLLVTQMFPAPMMLLPLYIMLTKAGLSNNILGLAIVYVSTAIPFNIWMMKGYFDTIPKSLEESAYVDGAGIFKSFYKIILPLATPAIALTALFAFMGAWSEYIVARVILTDNSLLTLPIGLVNMQGQFSTDWGIYSAAALMTAVPVMILFVCLSKYLVGGLTLGSVKE